A genome region from Scomber japonicus isolate fScoJap1 chromosome 15, fScoJap1.pri, whole genome shotgun sequence includes the following:
- the sfpq gene encoding splicing factor, proline- and glutamine-rich: MSRFNNNRGGMGMNHFQPRRGGGPGGPIRGGLMGNPNFRNHPFQNQNQNQHRRGGQNNFNRPPHQGPQTTPQKPQNQGLPIIPPPAPGPALTMKGPMQQQQQKPEEPKTPATPATPTTPATQPKIQSPPPKPNITSPQPNQENKNQNQNQQIKSPAENTNGQQQKPLPSPKSGPPQGPKSGPPQGMKPSPQQSPRTGPPPGQRSGPHSGQRSGPPQGQRSGPQLTPNRPKQDQAGSDRKASNDNADESHPKEFRATLSMLLKPGEKTYTQRCRLFIGNLPNDITEDEFRKLFAKYGEPSEVFINKSKGFGFIRLESRALAEIAKAELDDIPMKGRPLRVRFATHSAALSVKNLSPFVSNELLEEAFSQFGMVERAIVIVDDRGRSTGKGIVEFASKPAARKALDRCNEGVFLLTASPRPVIVEPLDQFDDEDGLPEKLAQKNPRYQAEREEPPRFARPGTFEFEYSKRWKSLDEMEKQQRDQVEKNMREAREKLESEMEDAYHEHQANLLRQDLLRRQEELRRMEELHSQEMQKRKEMQIRQEEERRRREEEMLRKREMEEQMRRQREENYRMGNFMDRDREMRMNSGGALGMGDMPFASNQKFPMGGLGFEGQPGMGPSAGGLMNNEMRNERFAQGGPRGMGPGNPGYGRVREEFDGPTKKPRF, translated from the exons ATGTCTCGATTTAATAATAATCGCGGCGGCATGGGGATGAATCATTTCCAGCCACGCAGAGGAGGAGGACCCGGCGGACCCATACGGGGTGGGTTGATGGGAAACCCAAATTTCAGGAATCATCCTTTTCAGAACCAGAATCAAAATCAACATCGCAGAGGGGGACAGAACAACTTCAATAGACCGCCTCACCAGGGGCCTCAGACGACTCCCCAGAAGCCACAGAACCAGGGACTGCCCATCATTCCTCCGCCGGCTCCGGGCCCGGCGCTCACCATGAAAGGCccgatgcagcagcagcagcagaagccaGAGGAGCCGAAGACACCGGCGACACCGGCGACACCGACCACCCCCGCTACCCAGCCCAAGATCCAGTCACCACCACCCAAACCAAACATAACCTCTCCCCAGCCCAACCAGGAGAAcaagaaccagaaccagaaccaacAGATCAAATCACCGGCGGAAAACACCAATGGACAGCAGCAGAAGCCACTTCCGAGCCCAAAGTCAGGGCCCCCACAAGGCCCCAAGTCAGGGCCCCCGCAAGGCATGAAGCCGAGTCCGCAACAGAGCCCGAGGACGGGCCCCCCGCCAGGCCAGAGGTCAGGCCCGCACTCAGGCCAGAGGTCTGGCCCCCCACAAGGCCAAAGGTCGGGTCCACAGTTGACTCCCAACAGGCCCAAACAGGACCAGGCGGGATCGGATCGCAAGGCCTCAAACGACAACGCAGACGAGAGCCATCCTAAG gaaTTCAGGGCGACTCTGTCCATGTTGCTGAAACCCGGTGAGAAGACCTACACACAGCGGTGTCGCCTCTTCATCGGTAACCTGCCCAACGACATCACAGAGGACGAGTTCAGGAAGCTGTTCGCCAAATATGGAGAGCCAAGCGAGGTCTTCATCAATAAGAGCAAAGGCTTCGGGTTCATCCGATTG GAGTCCCGTGCACTCGCCGAAATAGCTAAGGCAGAGTTAGACGACATACCAATGAAAGGAAGACCCCTGCGTGTCCGATTCGCCACAcactctgcagctctgtctgtGAAGAACCTGTCACCGTTTGTTTCCAATGAGCTATTGGAAGAAGCTTTCTCACAGTTTGGCATGGTGGAAAGGGCCATCGTCATCGTTGATGACCGCGGGCGCTCCACAGGCAAGGGTATTGTGGAGTTTGCGTCCAAACCCGCTGCCAGAAAGGCCCTGGACCGTTGCAATGAGGGCGTTTTCCTGCTCACAGC GTCACCCAGACCAGTTATCGTAGAGCCTCTCGACcagtttgatgatgaggatggtCTGCCAGAGAAACTGGCACAGAAGAACCCCAGATATCAAGC AGAGCGGGAAGAACCTCCTCGCTTTGCTCGTCCAGGCACGTTCGAATTCGAGTACTCCAAGCGCTGGAAGTCCCTTGACGAAATGGAGAAACAGCAGAGGGACCAGGTGGAGAAGAACATGCGTGAAGCCCGTGAGAAGCTTGAAAGTGAGATGGAGGACGCTTATCACGAACACCAGGCCAACCTGCTCAGACAAG ATCTGTTGAGGCGACAGGAAGAACTGAGGCGGATGGAGGAGTTGCACAGTCAGGAGatgcaaaagaggaaggagatgcAGATAAG GCAAGAAGAAGAGCGTCGCAGGCGAGAGGAGGAGATGCTTCgcaagagagagatggaagaacaGATGCGCCGCCAGCGTGAGGAGAACTACAGAATGGGCAACTTCATGGAT AGGGACAGGGAAATGAGAATGAATTCTGGCGGAGCTTTGGGAATGGGTG ATATGCCCTTTGCATCCAACCAGAAGTTCCCTATGGGTGGACTGGGCTTTGAGGGACAGCCGGGAATGGGACCATCTGCAGGAGGCTTAATGAACAACGAAATG CGCAATGAGCGCTTCGCCCAGGGTGGTCCTAGGGGAATGGGTCCTGGTAACCCCGGGTACGGCAGGGTCCGCGAGGAGTTTGATGGTCCTACTAAGAAACCCCGTTTTTAA